A single genomic interval of Chlorogloeopsis sp. ULAP01 harbors:
- a CDS encoding murein transglycosylase A has translation MRKTLAVLSLSLGISFVNPVYSALAQPLSLPLPKNPEQVPLQVPSIPEVTPPLKPITLGTDCVPSHLCLGWDEQIWQGMGRQGDRKALLTAIDHSLRFLNTKGAITAYQNYPIPEISLARVRRSLQRFRQLVVSSKSPAQLQAAVRREFVFYKSVGNDGNGTVKFTAYYEPVYTASRTRTSVYKYPLYRLPVNFEQWAKPHPKRLDLEGKDGLLGEKSPLRGLELFWFRNRLDAYLVHIQGSAQLKLTDGTRTSVGYAGGTDYPWTSIGRELAKDGKVALEGLTLPKVIQYFRQYPKELNNYLPRWERFVFFKETSGSAATGSIGVPVTPDRSIATDKSLMPPGALAIINASFPYPASRGKLVLRRVSRFVLDQDTGSAIKGPGRVDYFMGTGELAGDRAGITGGSGSLYYLLLRE, from the coding sequence ATGAGAAAAACGCTTGCTGTGCTTTCTTTGAGCCTGGGAATTTCCTTTGTCAATCCTGTTTACTCTGCTTTGGCTCAACCCCTTAGCCTACCATTACCCAAAAATCCTGAACAAGTTCCACTACAAGTACCAAGCATCCCAGAAGTAACGCCGCCACTCAAGCCGATCACTCTAGGAACAGATTGTGTACCCAGTCACTTGTGCTTGGGATGGGATGAACAAATTTGGCAGGGAATGGGCAGACAGGGTGATCGCAAAGCTCTATTAACAGCTATCGATCATAGCTTGCGTTTCCTAAACACAAAGGGGGCGATCACAGCGTACCAGAATTATCCCATTCCAGAAATTTCTCTAGCTCGTGTTCGTCGCAGTTTACAACGTTTTCGTCAGTTAGTAGTTAGCTCTAAATCACCAGCACAATTACAGGCGGCTGTGCGTCGAGAGTTTGTCTTTTACAAATCAGTCGGCAACGATGGCAACGGTACTGTGAAGTTTACTGCCTATTACGAACCTGTATATACTGCCAGTCGCACTCGTACCTCAGTATATAAGTATCCTCTTTATCGGCTCCCGGTAAACTTCGAGCAATGGGCTAAACCACACCCCAAACGATTAGATTTAGAAGGAAAGGATGGTTTGCTGGGCGAAAAAAGTCCGTTACGTGGTTTAGAGTTATTTTGGTTCCGTAATCGTTTGGATGCTTATCTAGTACATATTCAAGGTTCTGCTCAACTGAAATTAACTGACGGTACCAGAACCTCTGTTGGTTACGCAGGAGGCACTGATTACCCTTGGACTAGTATTGGCAGAGAATTGGCTAAAGATGGCAAAGTAGCTTTAGAAGGTTTGACATTACCCAAAGTAATTCAGTACTTCCGTCAATATCCGAAGGAGTTAAATAATTATTTACCCCGTTGGGAACGTTTTGTTTTTTTCAAAGAAACTAGTGGCAGTGCAGCTACTGGAAGTATTGGCGTACCCGTGACACCAGATCGTTCTATTGCTACAGATAAATCTCTCATGCCGCCAGGAGCACTAGCGATAATTAATGCTTCATTTCCCTATCCAGCCAGTCGTGGCAAGCTGGTTTTACGTCGAGTCAGTCGCTTCGTCTTAGATCAAGATACTGGCAGTGCTATCAAAGGGCCAGGACGGGTAGATTATTTTATGGGAACTGGTGAATTAGCAGGTGATCGCGCTGGGATAACAGGCGGTAGTGGAAGTTTATATTACTTGCTATTGAGGGAATAA
- the lpxD gene encoding UDP-3-O-(3-hydroxymyristoyl)glucosamine N-acyltransferase produces MKFSEILEKLGDAAAVNSLSIKKEYNPEITALAAIDEATSGTLSYIEGAKFSAMVGNTSASALILPVDETLQTQAQERDIAWIATPEPRLLFAKVLKLFYQPWRPAPENHSTAVIHSTAKIGSEVYIGPHVVIHQGVEIGNGACIHANVVIYPDVKIGDRTTLHANCTIHERTLIGADCEIHSGAVIGAEGFGFVPTATGWLKMEQSGYTVLEDGVVIGCNSAVDRPAVGETRIGRHTIIDNLVQIGHGCQIGAGCALAGQSGMAGGVKVGNRVILAGQVGIANQVKIGDGAIASAKAGIHSDVPPREIVSGTPALPHKQYLKVSAVLSRLPNIYQSLKQLQRQIGQK; encoded by the coding sequence ATGAAATTCAGTGAAATTTTAGAAAAACTTGGAGATGCTGCTGCCGTTAATAGCCTTAGTATCAAAAAAGAGTATAATCCGGAAATAACAGCACTAGCAGCAATTGATGAGGCGACAAGCGGTACCCTTAGCTACATTGAAGGGGCAAAATTTTCTGCTATGGTAGGCAACACAAGCGCGAGTGCTTTAATTTTGCCCGTAGATGAAACATTGCAGACACAAGCACAAGAACGTGATATTGCCTGGATCGCTACTCCTGAGCCAAGACTGTTGTTTGCTAAAGTACTGAAATTATTCTATCAACCTTGGCGTCCAGCTCCAGAAAATCATTCTACTGCGGTAATTCATTCTACAGCAAAGATTGGCAGCGAAGTTTACATCGGGCCTCATGTGGTGATTCATCAAGGAGTAGAAATTGGCAATGGAGCGTGCATTCACGCTAACGTTGTCATTTATCCTGATGTGAAGATTGGTGATCGCACTACTTTACACGCCAACTGTACTATCCACGAGCGCACTCTCATTGGTGCAGATTGCGAAATTCATAGCGGCGCAGTTATTGGTGCTGAAGGCTTTGGCTTTGTGCCTACTGCCACAGGTTGGCTAAAAATGGAACAATCAGGTTACACTGTCCTAGAAGATGGAGTAGTTATTGGCTGTAACAGCGCTGTTGATCGTCCTGCTGTCGGAGAAACACGGATAGGCCGCCATACAATTATTGATAATTTGGTACAAATCGGTCATGGTTGTCAAATTGGTGCTGGTTGTGCGTTAGCAGGGCAATCTGGAATGGCAGGAGGCGTCAAAGTTGGAAATCGCGTTATTTTAGCTGGGCAAGTAGGAATTGCCAATCAGGTAAAAATTGGCGATGGTGCGATCGCATCGGCTAAAGCCGGAATTCACAGTGATGTTCCACCTAGAGAAATTGTCTCTGGAACTCCTGCCCTACCTCACAAACAATATCTGAAGGTGTCTGCTGTTTTAAGTCGCCTACCAAATATTTATCAATCTTTGAAACAACTGCAAAGACAAATCGGACAAAAGTAA
- a CDS encoding GNAT family N-acetyltransferase yields the protein MIVIETPRLILQHLTLDDVDELARIYADPVVMKFYPSIYTYEQTQQQVKRIISTYKQGGWSLCATIHKGDRKLIGRCGIISQLVDGQQEVEIGYLLAKEYWGQGLATEAAIACRNYGFEQLGFHRLISLIDPANIASQKVAMKNGMKYEKDAHMWGKIVRVYTVQK from the coding sequence ATGATTGTCATTGAAACACCCCGCCTCATCCTGCAACATCTTACCCTAGACGATGTGGATGAATTAGCTCGCATTTACGCCGATCCAGTTGTGATGAAGTTCTATCCTAGTATATATACGTATGAACAAACACAACAGCAGGTAAAGAGAATCATCAGTACCTATAAACAAGGTGGTTGGAGCCTGTGTGCAACTATTCACAAAGGCGATCGCAAGCTGATCGGGCGTTGTGGAATAATATCTCAGTTGGTAGATGGGCAACAAGAAGTGGAAATAGGTTATTTACTCGCTAAAGAATATTGGGGGCAAGGTTTGGCAACAGAAGCAGCTATTGCTTGTCGTAATTATGGTTTTGAGCAACTTGGTTTTCACCGCCTGATCTCACTGATTGATCCCGCAAATATAGCATCTCAAAAGGTAGCGATGAAGAATGGTATGAAATACGAGAAAGATGCCCATATGTGGGGCAAAATAGTGCGTGTTTATACGGTACAAAAATAA
- a CDS encoding PAS domain S-box protein, translating into MMHVNRLRQHGLNQISSHSLLIAKSGSVFAIIVGGLVMFGWWFNLEVFKNCFHLSKVTMKGNTALCFVLLGISLWLSIKSREQSNIRVISEQIHKHSYSILLARVCAFAVFTIGTLTLTQYLFGWYFGIDQLLFLEEENPRLTFKPGRMGLNTAVNFILISKASELLGKSKTHRSIWYGQILALFAAVISLLALIGYAYQVEALYGILPHVTSMALHTAFTFTVLCVGILWLQPQQGVMQIVTSQTYSGLLARRLLLAAFAVPLATGWLILQGQRAKHYDTAFALALFAIISIVIFAILIWETASSVQRLANQRDRVKEVLKTNSEKLRSLVEANVIGILYGDIYGGIQQANDKFLQMIGYTRKELKAGKISWKEMTPPEYLDLDEQKIAEAQINGACTPYEKEYIRRDGNRIPVLVGYTLVGNKREESVAFILDLSAHKQAQAALIQSEERFRLAVDHMPDVFAIYDAQRRFQFVNAAALQLFGKLKEEIIGRRDEEIFPTEVTQPYLATLIQAVETRTIQTTEARITSVNHGVLTTLIKYVPILDDEGKIYQILAFAEDITIRKQAEEVQKNQQKWLEDVLNLMPTPLLLIEPGTAQVTFANKAANEVAGGKFPMADSATDYHTLYYSTDAEGNPIPDDQAPGIRVARGERLDGVELDWHSPVGIRSLLIYADTLPAMHGHSATCVLTFQDITNLKRVEKALSLGYKRLHLLFSTASDLLSSQEPLKLIESLFRKLSQQIGLDVYFNYLVDENSQLMHLASWCGIDEESAKEIECLRVGMGMCGTVAQQRFPIAVENVQQSTDSKSEFLRAIGVTAYYGYPLIAQGRLLGTLCFISRTRLKFTQNEMGMMQAVCDQIAIAMERASLISSLRQQTEQLQEANRMKDEFLAILSHELRSPLNAILGWSQLLRSRNLNETQIHKALETIERNARAQTQLIDDLLDISRIIRGKLRLNVRTCDLINIIETALDTVNLAAQTKNIQIQTILDPTAAIIFGDAERLQQVVWNLLSNAIKFTPPGGRVEVRLSGANDGGVETREDTNQRELDSSQYPITSTQSPISNAQITVKDTGIGISPDFLPYVFDRFRQADSSITRSYGGLGLGLAIVRHLVEMHGGTIHVESPGKEQGTTFIVSLPLLKTEQSIVHTQESIINSPSFSLTPSLTPCLSGVRVLVVDDEADTRDFLTTVLQESQAEVQAVASVQEALAAIERCKPDVLVSDIGMPEEDGYSLIRHLRSQPPEKGGKIPAAALTAYARAEDRRQAIQAGFQLHMPKPVDPSELITVVASLVERNTNNK; encoded by the coding sequence ATGATGCACGTCAACCGCTTGCGCCAACATGGTTTGAATCAGATATCTTCACATTCTTTACTGATTGCAAAATCTGGCAGTGTATTCGCCATTATAGTTGGCGGCCTTGTCATGTTTGGCTGGTGGTTCAACTTAGAAGTATTTAAGAACTGCTTCCATCTCAGTAAAGTAACCATGAAGGGAAATACAGCATTATGTTTTGTTTTGTTAGGCATATCGCTGTGGTTATCTATCAAAAGCAGGGAACAGAGCAACATAAGAGTAATTTCAGAGCAAATACACAAACACTCTTATAGTATTCTGCTGGCAAGAGTATGTGCATTTGCTGTTTTCACGATTGGTACGCTGACATTAACCCAGTATTTATTTGGCTGGTATTTCGGTATCGATCAGCTGTTATTTCTAGAGGAAGAAAATCCTAGATTGACATTCAAACCAGGTCGGATGGGGTTAAATACAGCAGTAAACTTTATATTGATAAGTAAAGCTTCAGAACTTTTGGGGAAATCAAAAACTCATCGTAGTATTTGGTATGGGCAGATTTTGGCTTTATTTGCAGCCGTGATTTCCTTGCTAGCTTTAATTGGTTATGCTTACCAAGTAGAAGCTCTGTACGGCATACTTCCCCATGTAACATCAATGGCACTACACACAGCATTTACATTTACAGTGCTTTGTGTTGGAATTTTGTGGTTACAACCACAGCAAGGAGTAATGCAGATCGTCACTAGTCAAACCTACAGTGGTTTGCTTGCACGTCGATTGCTGCTGGCTGCGTTTGCAGTACCTTTGGCTACAGGATGGTTAATTCTACAAGGACAACGGGCAAAACACTACGATACAGCGTTTGCATTAGCACTGTTTGCAATTATTTCAATTGTAATTTTCGCAATTTTGATTTGGGAAACAGCTTCCTCTGTTCAACGTTTAGCTAACCAACGCGATCGCGTCAAGGAAGTATTAAAGACAAATTCTGAAAAACTGAGAAGTTTGGTAGAAGCTAACGTTATTGGCATTTTGTACGGTGACATCTACGGTGGTATCCAGCAGGCAAACGACAAATTTCTCCAAATGATTGGGTATACTCGCAAAGAGCTAAAAGCAGGCAAAATCAGCTGGAAAGAGATGACGCCACCAGAGTATTTGGATTTGGATGAGCAAAAAATAGCCGAAGCTCAAATAAATGGTGCTTGTACGCCCTACGAGAAAGAGTATATTCGTCGCGATGGCAACCGAATTCCGGTTTTAGTCGGCTACACACTAGTGGGGAACAAACGAGAAGAGTCAGTTGCGTTTATCCTAGATTTAAGCGCACACAAGCAAGCACAAGCAGCGCTAATCCAAAGCGAAGAGCGATTTCGGTTGGCGGTTGATCACATGCCAGATGTTTTTGCTATTTATGATGCCCAACGGCGATTTCAGTTTGTCAATGCGGCGGCTTTGCAATTATTTGGAAAGCTAAAGGAAGAAATAATTGGACGAAGGGATGAGGAAATTTTTCCTACTGAGGTAACACAACCTTATCTTGCAACTTTGATTCAGGCAGTCGAAACACGAACTATCCAAACAACAGAAGCCCGAATTACTTCTGTTAATCACGGTGTACTTACCACATTGATTAAGTATGTGCCGATTTTAGATGATGAGGGAAAGATTTATCAAATTTTGGCTTTTGCTGAGGACATCACAATCCGCAAACAGGCAGAGGAAGTTCAGAAAAATCAACAAAAATGGCTTGAGGATGTACTTAACCTAATGCCGACACCACTACTTTTGATCGAACCTGGAACGGCACAGGTAACTTTTGCCAACAAAGCGGCTAACGAAGTCGCTGGAGGCAAATTTCCGATGGCAGATTCAGCTACAGACTATCATACTCTCTACTACTCAACAGACGCCGAAGGCAATCCAATACCCGACGATCAAGCACCAGGAATAAGGGTGGCGCGTGGCGAACGCCTAGATGGTGTAGAGTTAGACTGGCATTCACCAGTAGGTATCCGCTCTTTGCTCATATATGCCGATACTTTACCAGCTATGCACGGCCATTCGGCTACTTGTGTCTTAACATTTCAGGATATTACCAATCTTAAGCGAGTCGAAAAAGCCTTATCATTGGGCTATAAACGGCTCCATTTATTATTTAGTACAGCTAGTGATTTACTATCGAGTCAAGAACCACTCAAACTGATTGAAAGTTTATTCCGAAAGCTCTCGCAGCAGATCGGGTTAGATGTTTACTTTAACTATTTAGTTGATGAAAACTCTCAGCTCATGCACCTAGCCTCTTGGTGCGGCATTGATGAAGAAAGTGCCAAAGAAATTGAATGCTTGAGGGTTGGTATGGGAATGTGCGGCACTGTTGCCCAACAGCGCTTTCCGATCGCCGTAGAAAATGTACAGCAATCAACTGACTCAAAATCAGAATTCCTGCGTGCTATTGGTGTTACAGCTTATTATGGTTACCCATTGATAGCACAAGGACGTTTATTGGGTACTTTGTGCTTTATCAGCCGCACTCGCTTGAAGTTTACCCAAAATGAAATGGGCATGATGCAAGCAGTTTGCGATCAGATTGCGATCGCTATGGAACGTGCCAGTTTGATTTCTTCTTTACGGCAGCAAACTGAGCAGTTGCAAGAAGCAAACCGCATGAAAGATGAATTCTTGGCAATATTGTCTCATGAATTGCGATCGCCTCTCAATGCTATCCTTGGTTGGTCACAACTTTTGCGTTCCCGCAACCTCAACGAAACTCAGATTCACAAAGCACTAGAGACTATTGAGCGTAATGCAAGGGCGCAAACACAGTTAATAGATGATTTACTTGATATTTCGCGGATAATTAGAGGTAAGTTGCGCCTTAATGTTCGCACTTGCGATTTGATTAATATTATTGAAACTGCTTTAGATACTGTAAATTTAGCCGCTCAAACTAAAAATATTCAAATTCAAACGATTCTCGATCCCACAGCAGCAATAATCTTCGGTGATGCAGAACGCTTGCAGCAGGTAGTTTGGAATTTACTTTCCAATGCAATCAAATTCACACCCCCAGGCGGACGAGTGGAGGTACGATTGTCAGGGGCTAACGATGGGGGAGTAGAGACTAGAGAAGATACTAATCAACGTGAACTAGACTCTTCCCAGTACCCAATCACCAGTACCCAGTCTCCAATATCCAATGCTCAAATTACCGTTAAAGACACAGGTATCGGTATCAGCCCTGACTTTCTTCCTTACGTATTTGATCGCTTTCGTCAAGCAGATAGTTCAATTACCAGATCTTATGGTGGACTGGGATTGGGATTAGCGATCGTGCGTCACTTGGTAGAAATGCATGGCGGTACTATTCATGTCGAAAGTCCCGGCAAAGAACAAGGCACCACATTTATAGTTAGTTTACCACTCCTCAAAACAGAACAATCAATAGTCCATACTCAAGAGTCGATAATCAATAGTCCTTCCTTTTCCCTCACTCCTTCCCTTACTCCCTGCCTCAGTGGTGTGCGCGTATTAGTAGTAGATGACGAAGCTGATACTCGCGATTTTCTCACTACAGTACTTCAGGAATCTCAAGCCGAAGTTCAAGCGGTGGCATCAGTGCAGGAAGCACTCGCAGCAATTGAGCGTTGTAAACCAGATGTATTAGTAAGTGACATTGGAATGCCAGAGGAAGATGGTTACTCTTTAATCCGTCACCTGCGATCGCAACCGCCAGAAAAAGGAGGAAAAATACCAGCAGCAGCTTTAACAGCATACGCTAGGGCGGAAGATCGTCGTCAGGCAATACAGGCAGGTTTTCAACTGCATATGCCTAAACCAGTTGATCCATCTGAGTTAATTACAGTAGTAGCCAGCTTGGTAGAACGCAATACTAATAACAAGTAA